DNA sequence from the Urocitellus parryii isolate mUroPar1 chromosome 12, mUroPar1.hap1, whole genome shotgun sequence genome:
tcctgcctcagcctccaagtagctcCCCTTTTCAttaccaattttaattatttgagtcttcatttttttttgtttagtcaCTCAACCTAGAGTTTTATCCGTTttgttgatcatttttaaaatccttgcttttttgttttattgatttttataataatatatggtGATTCCCTTCTCATTCCTCTTTGTGTATATCTGTTTTCTTTGTGGTATCACTGCAATCACAAAACCTCTTAAAGTTATAACCTCTTAAAGTTATTTAAACTGATAATTTAACTTCAGTATAAAATTCATGCTTCTTTACATCTGTCCCCTTGCCTTTTGTTATTCTTTGTCTCAATTATCGCTGTTATATTGCTCATCTGTTAATAGATTTGTGATTACTTTTAtgcttttggttttaaaaattctgtataagATTTAAAATGACTTATGCAACTGCATTACCTTACTGCAGAATTCTATATTTGTCTGTATATTTACTTTTGCCAGGGAGCTTTATATTTTTGTAGTGTTTGTTGCTATTTATCATTCTTTCACTTCAAACTGAAGGACTTTCTTTATCAGTAAGAAACCTGGTGCTGAACTCACTCAGCTCTTATCTTGAGAAGTCTTAACTTCTCTCTTGCCAGGTATTCTTGTTTCATTGGTTATTTTGGTTTTAGCATTTTGAATATACCATCCTAGTCCCTTCAAGCCTGCAGTGTTTCTTCTCAGAAGTCTTCTGACACTAATAGAAACTCTCTTGTATATGATGGGTCACTTTTCTTATGCTGCgtgcaagattttttttatttttattttttgacttttgacttttgACAGCTTGATTATGGTAGCGCCATAGTCCTGGAGCTCTACCTAGTGTCTGTCTGTGGTACTGCAGCCTCTGGTGCTAATGGACAGCCTTTGTTCTTGGTCCTTGATGTGGTGCTCTGTTCTACTCCCTGCTTTGATTAAGACAAGATAAAAACCAGTCCCTTGAGATATATATCCAATGTCTTACATTTTTTAGGGATACATCTGCTCCTTTCTTGATCCAGGGAGAATCAGAAGTTGGGAGTTCTTTGCAGTCACACGGTACCACACCCAAGGGAGGGCTTTGAATGCACCAATTTTAAATCTGTGTCTGTGTGGGGGAGGAAGCAGACTTGGAATTCCCTATTCTACTTTCTTGCTGATGTCTAATAACTCTCTTACAGTTACAGGATCAGACTGTACATACTGTCTGATAgcctgttttgttatttttaacatttgttaaaatgtaatttttaattatttcttgaagtACCATTATTCAGATATCATCTTATTGCTGATTGTTTCTAAATTTTCAGCTCTTACTAATAATATGAATTCcatgaattttcttaaaattattgtatGTTCCCCAAACTTATGCCTCAGGAAAGAGGAAATTGCTTTATATTTAGTCTTTACAATCTTAAATTATGCAGAATTCTGTTAATGAGGTCAGATGACCTACCTACAGAGTATTAGTGTTAAAAACATCTTAGCCTAAAAAGTCCTCTGATATGTTAGTTTATGAAGGAAAGAGGTCACCTGGGAACATCTGAAGTATTAGGATGAAGGTCGAGGGAGCAAAGGAATTTATTCTAGACCTTGCTGTGATCCCCTAGGAAAGTGGCTTCATGGTTACAGGAGAGGGGAATGTCATACTCAAGACTTTCAGAGGCTTCCTTTAAAAAGGCAGCAGAGTTGGGCGTTGCTTGGCACCACAAAGGACACACACTCGAGGGGGTCTGGGAATGCCAGCTGTCCTGGTGTTAGGCCTGCAGCTCAGAATGAAGTTTACCATGACACTGTCATTCCTGGTTTCATAAAGTGCTTCGTTTATGACTGGAAGACGGTGTCTTCTGGAAGACTTACATGGTTCTGGAACTTCATGGGGTGCTGTATTCTCCTGATACCTCACCTGTGAGGTGGCCCCCCTGACAGTGGTGCTGAGGTTGGCAGTGGGCTCTGTGTGCCCGCCTCATCCTCCGGAGAAGCTCCCAGGATCCATTCTTCTGAGGGTTTCAGTCTCCACTGGTGATCTCTCCctagattattttattaaaggTTCTCAAGTGGTAATTTTCTACTTCACTGATGTTTCTTGAAGCCGAGTTTTTctataaagaattttcttttctcagcTATTTGGTTACTTTGAAAAATAGTTCAATAAGAAAAGGCAGAATAAATGCTTGATTCTgtctattaattttattcttaccaATGCTCACATTGGTACACCATTGTGATAAAGAAGAGCCTCATAGGTTGgctattatttcctttctgtaaGTTCAGGATCTTTGATCACTTCCTTGGCTGGCCCATCTTGCTTGTTTCCTTTCCCAGATCAGGAATCGGTCACTTTCAGGTGCCTGCTCCTCTCAAAGGCATGTGATGGCTAAGAACATGATCTGGGCACTTGAGATGCTGGTTGCTGTTGTGTCTCTGCTTCTAGGACTTGGAGCAAGGAAGAGGGtgtttttcagagaaagaaactgCACAAGTGTGTATTGATATTTCCAGTTCAGATGTGATTAGAgggttttcatttaattttttttatacttcttttcCTCTTACACTGAAAGTCTTGGTTTATAATAGCATGATTGATCCTGATATATTTTTTGCTATATAGTGTAAAATGGTTTCtagaatgatttcaaaatattaatatcactACTAACAATAAGACTTCCAAATGCAGTTTGAACTTTCTTTGTGCTTACTTCCCCATAGAATAAATCATGGTGTGTATATATAGTCAAGCATGGTTTCTGGAAAGTCACCTGAGTGGTTCTTTATCTTGTGTGACCGTGGTGCCAACTTGATATGAAACTAGGTCCGTTTGTTTTGGCTTATATTCaatttttagagttttctttttttttacatagagCCCTGCATTTCAAAATCAGAACTTTTATAAAAGAAGGTACGGTCACCAACATCTCACTTTTATCCCTCTTTACCCTGGTTCCTCCCTCCCCTATGGGTGCCCAccactagtatttttttttaaagagagagagagagagagagagagagagagagagagaattttttaatgtttattttttagttttcagcggacacatctttgtttgtatgtggtgctgaggatcgaacccgggccgcacgcatgccaggcgagcgcgctactgcttgagccacatccccagcccccaccactagtatttttttaaaaatattttttagttgttgataaacctttattttattatatgtggtgctgagaattgaacccagtgcctcaaacatgccaggcaagtgtgctaccactgagccaaagctCCAGCCCCCACCACAGTTTTTAGTTTCTCattctagcttttaaaaatttaagcaggTATGTGTTTAGAGCATTCCTCTCTCCAGTATTACATTTGCATAGTGTAAAAACAGTATTTTGTATCTTGTTTCCTCTGTAAACTCAGTCACTAATGAGGCACATCAGTCTTCATGGTGGCTCCTGCCATGAGATATTGATGTCATTGAAGTACTCTGTCCACCAACAATCTGTCATGTCTTCAGAGCAGCCGTGTACTCATTGCCCCCAGACTGCAGgtcaccccgcacatgccaggcgagcgcgctaccgcttgagccacatccccagcccctattgttGCCATTTTTAAACCCCGGATCATGGCCTTTTGTCAGGTGTGCAGCAATCTCTTCACACCTCAAAAAGGACCATAAAAATCACATACCCTGGAATTGTGATTTCAGTGTTCTTCTAAAGGACTTCTCATTTTTCCAGATAAGGACAAGGTCTCACTTTATCAAATAAcaatagcactttttttttttttaatatttagaaacattGTGATAGACAGAAAGCAAACCTACGCATTCGCTTCAGACCGTCCCTTTTCCAACACGTTGGTCTGCATTCATCACTGTCGGGAAAAATTCAGAAACTCACGGTGAGTGATTTGATTGGATTTTCTCATGATGTACCATTTGTAGTTCAGTGTATAGCTGGTAATTTTCTGCATGTGTTGTTTAATGGCGTATCTCTTTCCTGCTAGGATAAAGATTACATGAAACCATTACTTCTCAAGATCCATGTCAACCCTCCTGCCGAGGTGTCTACTTCCTTGAAGGTTTACCAAGGACACACACTGGAAAAAACGTACATGGGGGAGGATTTCTTCTGGGCCATCACCCCAATAGCTGGAGACTACATCTTGTTCAAATTTGATAAGCCAGTCAATGTCGAAAGGTCAGTGACTGTTTCTTGTTTTTGATGCAATGAGTGCTTTTTGAAAATTGGAAGCTGGACATTTTGGGCATAATGTTAGGAGACTGGGTCTTCTTTAAACCTTTGGCTTGGGCAGCTTCCTGCAGTGTGGCTCCTTCAGGGAGGGGAGCTGCTCCCCATCCGGTGGCAGTCTGGTTCTCTGGTTTGTTTTATTGACACCGGTGGAGGGAAGGCACTCCCTGATAGGGTGGCCCCACTAGACCTGTGCTGATGCTGACTGGCTGGCTGGGGCAGGTGAGCCTTGTCCCTGTTTCCTGTGCCGTTGCCTGGCGTGCCACCCCTAAGTGGCCTTGGAGCCCTGTGGCATGGCCTGGTGAGTGCGGAAGCCAGCTCCTGCTCAGCCTTTGCAGCACTCTTCCGTGTTTGGGTCTGAAGGTTATCTTGCCGGGCTGTGCTTCTCCTCATCCTTAGGCCGACAGCAGCCTTTGGAGGACTTTTGCTTCTGATCCTGGTGGTGTTTCCAGGTTGCTGGCTTCTCTGGCTCTGAGTCTAGAACATATTAGTTGAAAGAAAACCTACCGTCCAGCCTGTTGTTCCCTGAACCCCCGATCCCTCACGGGCTGATCTTCTCGCTGCCCTGGTCTTCTCGAGTCTGACAGACAGAGTCCAGGGCTTCAGTTGGGTttagagggaggaagagggaagctACCTGCATCTCGCCTTTCCAAGTGGAAGTCCCAGCGAGCAATTTgcttttgaaatcaggaaaagaaaaaaagttattttatgtattgtgtttttatatatacatctatgttttctatatataatatactatttaGCAAATGAAAAAGTGTCCATCAAAAATCTGATAAAGAAATTACATATTGGAGGTTAAATTTCTTTACAGCCAGTATTTTTGCAATAACCCTCTGTCAGGTAATTTTGACCTTACAGTTATTTGTGGTTGAGAGGATAATATAACGTAGTGACACAGTTCTTCTGGAATTGTGGTGATAGGAATTTCCTACTGTGTGTGGAGCCCACCCATCCTAGGACAGAGAAAAGGAACCACTCCCTGATCCCTGCAGTGCATTATTTGCTAAGGGGGTGGGGAGTTGTAGTTGTCATTATAGAAATGATGCATTATAAAAATACTTCCAGATTGCATATGTGttccttattaaaaaatttaaaagtgtgaagagtcagaaaaaaaaaaatccctacccCAAAGCCACCGTCATGGCTGGGTTGGCACGTTGTTTTTCTTGGTACTCCTGCTTTGGGTCAAAGTCCATGGGTAATTTTTGATTTGTATGTTTTTCTGTTCCGGTCTGTCCTGAGCATTTCAGTGACCACTTAACACCCCATCGATTCCTTCATCCATTGCTAAACTTCTAGTTGGTTTGGAGTTGTTCCACAGTGAATTGTCACCTGGTGAGCATCTCTGACTCAGTCTAAGCTCCAGATCACATTCACGTGCTCTTAATGTGGCTGCCCTCGCCCCAGCTTGGGCCTGTTGAGCAGATAGTGAAGGGTCTGTAGTTGTATGATCAGTGTTCCAAGTCAAGGTGCCTTCTGGAAAAGCAGCCCCACCTGCAGCCCCAGCAACGTGGGATGCCCAGGTGGAAGGATCACTTAAACCCAGGAGTTCATTCTGGACAACAGAGActgacactctctctctctctctctctctctctctctctctctcacacacacacacacacacacacacacacacacacacacacaggtctttCTTTTGGGAAAATGATAGGTATAATTCTGTGTGTAGTTTAAATATCAGTTGTCATCACAGGTGATTTTTGCTTACAAATACCCTTTTGTCAATCCTGTCATCACCTGTAACTTACACCTGGCTGATTATTTTTAACACTCAGGTGCTTTCTTGCTGGTTCTCATAAACTCCTTGAAATAGTGGAAGGTGGGAATATGTGTAGTAGGTGGAAGAAACTCAGAAAACTAGTGAAAGTTACTCAAGGGATCAGATCTCTGTGACTGCTAAGCCTAAACTTTTAATCAGTCACTCTAACTAACCCTAAGTTAGGTTTGTATTGAGATATACTTCCTGCTTCCTATCTGGTCCCATTTCTCCCACACTTACAAATACCCACTATTTAGTTCTGAGAATGTCATACTCACACCAAGTGTGTGTTAGGTTTATCTCAGTATGTCGTGTAATTcatgatttttcaaatgtttgaaatAGTGACACATGATGTTCAGGGTTTGGAAGAAGCTCTTTTTAGTTTCATTCTCCTAAtactaaaattatttgtattgGCTACAATTAGTCTTTGAACTTGCCGTGACTAGCACTTTTCGTATGAAAACTTTCTCGAATAACCAACACACATTCTTCTGTCGCATTTCAGTTATCTCTTCCACAGTGGCAACCAGGAGCACCCAGGAGATATTCTGCTCAACACAACTGTTGAAGTTTTGCCACTTAAGGTACAAcaattccttcctctctccctttccgaGGAATTAATCCCTGTAGCCTTGGTGTGAGGCTGTTCTTGTTAATGAGATAAAAGAACATCTCATGGTCTGTAGGACTCCAGTGGGGGGTGATCTAAAATTGTCTTGAAATATTAAGCCCCGGCATATTGGCCCATGTCCTCATTCACAGagccttcattttgttttctgttggaaAATAATGTGGACATTtgttctagggaaaaaaaagactgtttACTTCAGTGTTTATTTGGAGTTTCTATTTTGAGTCTCCAGATACCACTGGGCATTTAAGTACCTGTTGGtgaatatacaaaatcaatttatttttctgttagaaaTACCTGGTTTCTTTCAAGTCAACACACGTTCTTGACTGCTGTACAAGATTTAGTGTCTAATTTTCCAgccatcaatattttatatccaGATTCAGATGATGGGTAAACAAAGCACCTTTACTGACCAGTTTTTTGGTGACTGACACTGCTCTCTGGAGAGAGCTGCACCCCAAGTGCCACTTGAGTTTGTGAAGACATTGTCATGACTCACGTCTGTTTTCAATAGAAGCAATTACTTGTAAATTAATACTTTGGTTTTATTTCAGAGAGAAGGTTTGGAAATAAGCAAAGAAACCAAAGACAAACGATTAGAAGATGGCTATTTCAGAATAGGTAATACCTACTTTAGtacaatgtcttttatttttctgaacctATTCCTAAAGTAATTTCAAACTCTTATTAGCTGTTAAGCAACTTGAGATGGCGATTACCAGTGTGGGTTTGGCATCCAAGGCACCTTCACTGCCCCCCACGGGCCATGTCATTGCTGGTCCTCACTGACAGCAAGTCTGCGGCCACTGCCTCTTGCCCTTTGCCTCTTATTGGTCGAACTCTGTTACTGAGCCTCAGGTCTGTGTGGAGATGGCCAGAGACATTGGGCAGCCATCGCCACCT
Encoded proteins:
- the LOC144249799 gene encoding alpha-1,3-mannosyl-glycoprotein 4-beta-N-acetylglucosaminyltransferase A-like, with protein sequence MKPLLLKIHVNPPAEVSTSLKVYQGHTLEKTYMGEDFFWAITPIAGDYILFKFDKPVNVESYLFHSGNQEHPGDILLNTTVEVLPLKREGLEISKETKDKRLEDGYFRIETYEDFDTRILEVRNVFNMTAKEGRKRSVRVLVAVGNGQGAAGPLSLRGARDSRHFTSLSHALQTQCYISPSSSWSGQQCRPYSFFTKSTS